A single genomic interval of Rhodospirillaceae bacterium harbors:
- a CDS encoding response regulator, whose product MSTIDLVKLRILVIDDEPFMRQLIIRVLNDLGIKDVVEAEDGHKGITAILQSRRRLDIIICDLEMPEFNGFQFVQKLRTLPKIEHRDIPVLVVTGHSDEAHVQDAVNAGINGFLVKPVSKQALESRLVLALNSPQIDPDRLKQF is encoded by the coding sequence ATGAGCACCATTGATCTTGTTAAATTGCGAATTCTCGTGATTGATGATGAGCCGTTCATGCGCCAGTTGATCATTAGGGTTTTAAATGACCTTGGCATAAAGGACGTTGTCGAAGCCGAAGACGGACACAAGGGAATAACCGCCATTCTCCAGTCACGTAGACGCTTAGACATCATCATTTGCGATTTGGAAATGCCTGAGTTCAATGGCTTTCAGTTTGTCCAAAAACTCCGCACGCTTCCGAAGATCGAGCATAGAGACATCCCCGTTCTTGTGGTCACCGGACATAGCGACGAAGCCCATGTTCAAGATGCTGTAAATGCGGGAATTAACGGGTTCCTTGTTAAGCCTGTTTCAAAGCAAGCTCTAGAAAGCAGGTTGGTACTGGCACTGAACTCTCCTCAAATTGACCCCGACCGCCTAAAACAGTTCTGA
- a CDS encoding response regulator translates to MTNHDVSLLVVEDEPFNRGLIVRHLNEEGYENVATAEDGREALALVTKQAFDLIFLDVNMPKMDGYAVLEHLKADMRLRNIPVIMISAVEDIYSIVKCIELGAEDYLPKPFNPVLLRARVGASLEKKAMRDREASFLNEIKMAKKRSDELLNVILPSAAASELKSSGHVYPRRYEGVALLFCDIVGFTSFCESHSPEEVVNGLQNLIEKFENISDSHDMEKIKTIGDEFMASAGLLRPCGDPLLSAVRAGFDMIEAARETAPNWEVRIGVHLGPVVAGIVGHDKYQFDVWGNTVNTAARMTGPGRPGTITMTYDSWMQVQDNCEGKSLGGIEIKGKGSVEVIECTGMR, encoded by the coding sequence ATGACGAACCACGACGTGTCTTTGCTTGTTGTCGAAGACGAGCCCTTTAATCGCGGTCTTATCGTTCGGCATCTAAATGAAGAAGGATACGAAAACGTGGCCACGGCCGAAGACGGGCGCGAGGCTCTCGCATTGGTGACGAAACAAGCTTTTGATCTAATATTTCTTGATGTCAACATGCCGAAAATGGACGGTTATGCAGTACTAGAACATCTGAAGGCAGATATGCGTCTCAGAAATATACCGGTCATTATGATTTCCGCTGTCGAAGATATTTATAGCATTGTGAAATGTATCGAGTTGGGTGCCGAAGATTACCTTCCTAAACCCTTTAACCCGGTCTTACTGCGTGCCAGGGTGGGGGCGTCGTTGGAAAAGAAAGCAATGCGCGACCGCGAGGCATCTTTTCTAAATGAAATTAAAATGGCAAAAAAACGGTCTGATGAACTGCTAAACGTTATTCTGCCGTCCGCCGCTGCCAGTGAGTTAAAATCCAGCGGTCATGTCTATCCCCGTCGCTACGAGGGCGTGGCGCTGCTGTTCTGTGATATTGTCGGGTTTACGTCCTTTTGCGAAAGCCATTCACCGGAAGAGGTTGTAAACGGTCTCCAGAACTTAATTGAAAAATTCGAAAATATTTCAGACTCTCACGATATGGAAAAAATAAAGACCATCGGCGATGAGTTCATGGCGTCCGCAGGATTGCTACGCCCCTGTGGCGATCCACTTTTGTCAGCAGTTCGGGCAGGATTTGATATGATTGAAGCCGCCCGTGAGACGGCACCCAATTGGGAGGTTCGTATTGGTGTTCACTTAGGCCCCGTCGTTGCCGGTATTGTTGGCCATGATAAGTACCAATTTGATGTTTGGGGAAATACGGTAAACACCGCCGCACGCATGACCGGCCCTGGTAGACCGGGTACAATCACAATGACCTATGATTCTTGGATGCAGGTTCAAGATAACTGCGAAGGAAAATCTCTTGGTGGCATAGAGATCAAGGGCAAAGGAAGTGTGGAAGTCATCGAATGCACGGGGATGCGTTAA
- a CDS encoding response regulator, producing the protein MTEENNFKSINILVVEDEEFSQRFVMRILEKLGVGRIITAGDGAEALNKLAEDPKNIDLVICDIEMPEMDGYEFVRRVRYGTVPEYKKLPILILTGKDTDSNVEKARIHKIDGFIVKPATLEDLDRHIRRVMGL; encoded by the coding sequence ATGACCGAAGAAAATAATTTCAAGTCCATTAATATCCTTGTTGTGGAGGATGAAGAATTCTCCCAGCGCTTCGTCATGCGAATTTTAGAAAAATTAGGCGTCGGACGGATAATCACGGCAGGCGACGGTGCGGAAGCCCTGAATAAGTTGGCTGAGGATCCGAAAAATATTGACCTTGTCATCTGCGATATCGAAATGCCTGAAATGGACGGCTATGAATTCGTCCGTCGGGTGCGCTATGGCACCGTCCCCGAATACAAGAAGCTGCCGATCCTAATTCTGACGGGCAAGGACACCGACAGTAACGTTGAGAAAGCGCGCATCCATAAGATCGACGGCTTCATCGTCAAACCGGCAACCTTAGAAGACTTAGACCGCCACATACGCCGTGTGATGGGGCTTTAG
- a CDS encoding isocitrate/isopropylmalate dehydrogenase family protein, giving the protein MKIGVLPGDDIGYEVVPETVKVLTAAASRTGLDVEWINLTIGKEGHEKHGDTTPDVTVEALKETDGWILGPIGHSAYPRNDPTWIMPPIRKLFDLYASVKPVKSYPNIPSVHKGVDIVFLREVTEGMQSWDTTVSGTGEFRPNDEISIGSRVITRKGSRRVALEAFKIAQTRERKKVTAAHKEGVYRLTCGMFAEECRKLSDEFPDVEYNELNIDTIAADLVMHPDHFDVVVTTNQFGDILTDLGAGLVGGLGLAPGLCVGENQAMSQATHGSAPDISGKNIADPYAMIMSGKMLFEWLGRRHNEPKASQAADLIDVAMEKVIAEAKTLTGDLGGTASTQEMGDAIAEAVASS; this is encoded by the coding sequence ATGAAAATTGGTGTCTTGCCGGGCGATGATATCGGCTATGAAGTTGTCCCTGAAACCGTAAAAGTCCTGACTGCGGCAGCGTCCCGCACCGGGCTTGATGTCGAGTGGATTAACCTGACAATTGGTAAAGAGGGACATGAGAAACACGGCGACACGACACCGGATGTCACTGTCGAGGCCTTGAAAGAAACCGACGGTTGGATTCTCGGGCCGATTGGCCACAGCGCCTATCCCAGAAACGATCCGACATGGATCATGCCGCCGATCCGGAAATTATTCGATCTTTATGCCAGCGTGAAGCCGGTTAAATCCTATCCGAATATTCCCTCCGTTCACAAAGGTGTCGACATCGTCTTCTTGCGCGAAGTGACTGAAGGCATGCAGTCGTGGGATACGACGGTCAGTGGGACTGGTGAGTTTCGCCCTAATGATGAAATCTCCATCGGATCGCGGGTCATTACCCGTAAGGGGTCCCGCCGGGTTGCCTTGGAAGCCTTTAAGATTGCCCAGACACGGGAACGCAAGAAGGTAACCGCGGCTCACAAGGAAGGCGTCTATCGGCTGACCTGTGGGATGTTTGCAGAAGAATGCCGCAAGCTTTCCGACGAATTTCCAGATGTCGAATACAACGAGCTGAACATCGATACGATCGCGGCTGACCTGGTGATGCATCCTGATCATTTTGATGTCGTGGTCACGACCAATCAGTTTGGTGACATCTTAACAGACTTGGGCGCTGGACTTGTTGGTGGGCTCGGGCTTGCGCCTGGCCTATGTGTTGGCGAGAACCAAGCCATGTCGCAAGCGACCCATGGATCTGCGCCCGATATTTCAGGGAAAAATATCGCAGATCCCTACGCCATGATCATGTCCGGAAAAATGCTGTTTGAATGGCTCGGCCGTCGGCATAACGAACCCAAGGCGTCACAGGCTGCTGATCTTATTGACGTCGCAATGGAAAAGGTGATTGCTGAGGCAAAGACCTTAACCGGCGATCTTGGCGGAACGGCCAGTACTCAGGAAATGGGCGACGCAATCGCGGAGGCTGTTGCCAGCAGTTAA
- a CDS encoding acyl-CoA/acyl-ACP dehydrogenase, which yields MDFSLNEEQRAWQMKAREFAKNEIRPLSIKRDQIPGPFDPWDWDIIEKGSKLGFRTMAVPKEWGGEGTDFVTQALVMAELAKGDSAMSKAFSQNWKWSHLIANACSDDQKERFLKPFLADHRYVMGRGITEPNAGSDNRMPPEIDQKAGYRLHAERDGDEWILNGEKCFIANGSVGSLFFIDARTDPNANIKVGGTLFLVPKSTPGFRIGKIFNKRGWRFYQNAELIFENARVPHANVIGSVGTGSVKAGGGDTTGGDLFGDLELSSNAIGVCEDAIEMTLKYAYSQKRGGKPLIDNQLVQLKINEMSMLTEALRSFVMRIAWEHDQGQRSATGVLAVNYSTDVIQRVTRLNMEVHGAEGCMMNARVDKLVRDAMVWTHLAGDTVLRMKAVSKIKPPAE from the coding sequence ATGGATTTTTCACTGAATGAAGAACAACGCGCTTGGCAAATGAAAGCGCGTGAATTTGCAAAGAATGAAATACGACCACTTTCGATTAAACGCGATCAGATCCCGGGTCCTTTCGATCCGTGGGACTGGGATATCATCGAGAAAGGCTCGAAGCTCGGTTTCCGCACCATGGCCGTTCCTAAGGAATGGGGTGGCGAAGGCACGGACTTTGTGACCCAGGCTTTGGTCATGGCCGAACTCGCCAAGGGTGACAGCGCGATGTCGAAGGCCTTCAGCCAGAATTGGAAATGGAGCCACCTGATTGCGAACGCGTGTAGCGATGATCAGAAAGAACGGTTTCTAAAACCATTCCTTGCCGACCATAGATACGTAATGGGGCGCGGGATTACGGAACCCAATGCAGGGTCCGATAACCGCATGCCACCAGAAATTGATCAGAAGGCCGGGTACCGGCTTCATGCGGAACGCGATGGCGACGAATGGATTCTGAACGGCGAAAAATGTTTCATCGCCAATGGCAGTGTCGGCTCGCTTTTCTTTATCGATGCACGGACCGACCCGAATGCAAATATTAAAGTCGGCGGTACGCTTTTCTTAGTCCCCAAGAGCACACCTGGGTTTCGCATTGGCAAGATTTTCAACAAACGCGGCTGGCGATTCTATCAGAACGCGGAACTGATTTTCGAAAATGCCCGCGTGCCGCATGCAAATGTCATCGGCAGTGTCGGCACAGGATCGGTTAAGGCCGGCGGTGGCGACACCACAGGTGGTGACTTGTTCGGTGATCTGGAACTTTCATCGAACGCCATTGGGGTCTGTGAAGACGCCATCGAGATGACTCTCAAATACGCTTATTCGCAAAAGCGTGGCGGAAAGCCACTTATCGATAACCAATTGGTGCAGCTCAAAATTAATGAGATGAGCATGCTGACCGAAGCCTTGCGTTCGTTCGTTATGCGGATTGCCTGGGAGCATGATCAGGGCCAGCGCTCTGCCACAGGCGTTCTTGCCGTCAACTATTCCACGGATGTGATCCAACGGGTGACACGACTGAATATGGAAGTCCATGGTGCGGAAGGCTGCATGATGAACGCGCGGGTTGATAAGCTGGTGCGTGACGCCATGGTCTGGACGCATCTGGCGGGCGATACAGTGTTGCGCATGAAGGCGGTCTCCAAGATTAAACCACCTGCTGAGTGA
- a CDS encoding methyl-accepting chemotaxis protein: MSDQETDVVSDAVTNTGTGDKTFLGNIGISWRIGFLIALGVVALGITEIINIYGEKKVAHAVAREEAFSRVEIGVLESDKGALMMRRREKDFIIRKNMKYIKSYAKDHGRAIATLKEIRAIPEAAGAVKSIDGVIGKLNEHKVQILKVADKTKQLGLNEKSGLKGSLRKAVHGVETKLKAMKLDALTVKMLMMRRHEKDFMMRGAKKYLGRIVKRRTEFDAILAKTTVSAKDKKELTSLMDSYQSEMKKFGALSLSMIPDVKRLSAIYKEMGPASKALHKFAKEGLERSVQEAHAIGKTVGTLLIVTFLVAVGLLLGLGVLVMRSITRPMANISEVTSQLANGQRDVEVPATENKDEVGTLARALLVFKENLAETERLKVEQEESEKRSVEVQRTASLDMANRFEASIGGIVTAVSGAATQMQSSSQSMSATAEQTTSQAGMVAEAAERASSNVQTVATAAEELSSSINEISRQVAESANVAGGAVTEAGRVNEQVLGLAEAANKIGEVVGLISDIAEQTNLLALNATIEAARAGDAGKGFAVVASEVKNLANQTAKATEEISGQIGAIQSATQDAVGAIGNITGTIGQINEIASSIASAVEEQGAATNEIARNVQEAAGGTEEVTTNISGVSQAATENGSSAQELLGASNELSEQAESLSSEVNTFLADIRAA, encoded by the coding sequence ATGTCTGATCAAGAAACCGACGTCGTCTCGGACGCCGTCACGAACACTGGTACTGGCGACAAGACTTTCCTCGGGAACATCGGAATTTCCTGGCGAATTGGATTTTTAATCGCGCTCGGCGTCGTTGCATTGGGAATCACAGAAATCATTAACATCTACGGCGAGAAAAAAGTTGCACATGCCGTCGCGCGGGAAGAAGCCTTCAGCCGCGTCGAAATTGGCGTTCTTGAATCCGACAAAGGTGCCCTGATGATGCGCCGCCGTGAAAAGGATTTCATTATTCGGAAGAATATGAAGTACATCAAAAGCTACGCCAAGGACCACGGACGGGCGATTGCAACCTTGAAAGAGATTAGAGCCATTCCTGAGGCCGCAGGTGCTGTCAAAAGTATCGACGGGGTCATTGGAAAGCTGAACGAACATAAAGTGCAAATTCTGAAGGTTGCGGACAAAACCAAACAACTGGGGCTAAACGAAAAGTCCGGTTTAAAAGGCAGCTTGCGGAAGGCCGTGCACGGCGTTGAAACAAAGCTGAAAGCAATGAAGCTTGATGCCTTAACCGTCAAGATGCTGATGATGCGCCGCCATGAAAAAGACTTCATGATGCGTGGTGCCAAAAAATACTTGGGCCGAATTGTAAAACGACGGACCGAATTTGACGCCATTTTGGCAAAGACGACAGTTTCAGCTAAGGATAAAAAAGAACTAACGTCCTTGATGGATAGCTATCAGTCAGAGATGAAAAAGTTCGGTGCGCTTAGCCTGTCAATGATCCCCGACGTTAAACGTCTCAGCGCCATCTACAAAGAAATGGGGCCAGCCAGCAAGGCGCTTCATAAATTTGCGAAAGAAGGACTGGAGCGCTCGGTACAAGAAGCCCATGCGATTGGGAAAACTGTGGGCACATTGCTAATCGTCACTTTCTTAGTTGCCGTCGGCCTTTTGCTTGGCTTGGGCGTCCTGGTGATGCGGTCGATTACACGGCCCATGGCAAATATTTCTGAAGTAACATCGCAACTGGCGAACGGTCAACGGGACGTTGAGGTTCCAGCGACTGAGAATAAAGACGAAGTCGGCACTCTCGCCCGCGCTTTGCTTGTCTTTAAAGAAAACTTGGCCGAAACCGAACGCCTTAAAGTCGAACAAGAAGAATCTGAGAAACGTTCTGTTGAAGTACAGCGCACAGCAAGCCTGGATATGGCAAATCGGTTCGAAGCATCCATCGGCGGCATTGTTACTGCAGTCTCTGGTGCTGCAACCCAGATGCAGTCTTCTTCGCAATCGATGTCTGCAACTGCGGAACAGACGACCAGTCAAGCTGGTATGGTGGCAGAAGCCGCTGAACGTGCATCTTCAAATGTTCAAACGGTCGCGACGGCAGCGGAAGAGCTCTCTTCCTCGATAAATGAAATCTCCCGCCAAGTTGCAGAATCCGCCAATGTTGCCGGAGGTGCAGTCACCGAAGCAGGACGGGTGAACGAACAAGTTCTAGGATTGGCAGAAGCGGCCAATAAGATCGGTGAGGTTGTCGGCCTGATTTCTGACATTGCCGAACAAACAAACCTCCTAGCGCTGAACGCAACCATCGAAGCTGCAAGAGCTGGCGACGCCGGCAAAGGATTCGCGGTTGTTGCGAGCGAAGTTAAAAACTTGGCCAATCAGACGGCGAAAGCGACCGAAGAAATCTCCGGCCAAATTGGTGCGATCCAGTCTGCAACTCAAGATGCGGTAGGTGCCATTGGCAACATTACTGGCACCATCGGTCAGATCAATGAGATCGCCTCCAGCATCGCCTCTGCCGTCGAAGAACAAGGCGCTGCAACCAACGAAATTGCCCGCAACGTTCAAGAAGCCGCGGGCGGCACGGAAGAGGTAACGACGAACATTTCCGGTGTCAGTCAAGCTGCAACGGAAAACGGAAGCTCCGCTCAAGAGTTACTGGGTGCTTCCAATGAATTGTCCGAACAGGCTGAAAGCCTAAGCAGTGAAGTGAATACTTTCCTGGCCGATATTCGGGCAGCCTAA